The Anoplopoma fimbria isolate UVic2021 breed Golden Eagle Sablefish chromosome 1, Afim_UVic_2022, whole genome shotgun sequence region TCCTGGAGGACAGCTGTCAGTGCACACTGACTCAGGCACCTGGCACATAGATAGAAACAAAAGTCATACATATTCAGTTGTGCTACGAAGCTGAGGATTTAAGGGATAGgttcacattaataaacacattgagACTTTATACACTTGTTTTAAcgtactcttatttgtttattcgtTACCATATTTAattgaacattttcatatttctaatTTCAAATTGTCTGATATTATTGGACTGTGTTTACTGTCTACTGTTACGCACCAATagtgaaaaaaagcaaaattacTTGCAAgttacttggcaataaacagcttctgattctgattatcCAGCAACgtttttgtaaatgttcagTGGGCGAGTGTGTGCTCTTGATTTGGGGAGAGTATAACCCATAGAGACAAGCAGAGAGTACCTGTGCTTATGGAACTAGGATTACAATTTCACAACATTTGTTGTCTTCAAAAGTTAGTCTTTTTAGCACAAATTCTCTACTTGGGTAACTGGCCCTTTGTCGTGAATCAGCAAGGGAACACTTTCttggaaaatataaaagagTTATACTAAatgtacattattatattacattatttattatattggAATAGTATTTGGGATGGATCTATTCAAGGTCGTTATATACTGGGGGAAAATTGCAGTGACCAAAAAGAGTTGTACACATATTATAACGTTTAATGTCACTTAAGTTGAAATttgaatatataattattttttttagctctttACTTTTGTGCCACCCTCCACCCAGGTGAGGTTCTTGTTGATACGGAGTTCCTGGCCCACCGGCAGTGAGGCATCGTAGTGCCCTACTGTCACCAACTCAATGCTGCCACTCTCCGTTTCTTGCCAGTTAACCAGCTCGTATGTGGCCACAGGATCCCCGTTGGCATCAAATGAAACATCATAActgttttgtgaaaaatgtacatttttcagcTGGGAAAGAACCTGTGAGGACGAAGtaaaagaagacagagagggcGAGAAATTAAACCATGTGagataaaatgaatattttatttaaaaaaaggtacacTATAGCAAAACATGTACAATAGGGTGTTCACATATTTGTTTGAACTGACCTGTTTGGACTCTATGCTGGTGAATTTTTCAAACTGAGCGTTGGAGTGTGATTCCTGAAGCACTGCATTATGAATAGCATGTGCGATTGCATAGACAGCCTTGTACACCATGTTAGTGATTCGGAGCTGAGATGTGTCAGTGTACGGGCTCCGGATAGTCTCTATGTCTTCAGTTCCGTCACATGAATTCTTGTCTGTGGCTGATCctaaaacacagaaagacaaaaggaggatttttttaaccttgaaaatgatattataacattattcatccgtatatatttttctttttgttttatttaacttgcCAAATGTCCCTAGCAAAAACTCTTATATTTACATTGCTATAATTTATtagtaaaacattattttgctttatttctcaAAGCACTGTTTGGCAGACATTCCTTGTTTTTGAAAGTTGCTCTTTCAGTTTGTATACGGCCctgatttttcattttacctttATGTAACAGCTCAGTTATCAGACAATTAGTCAACTGCATACAAGGCAAATAAtgtattttcctttaattaGATACTGACAagatctgttttaatgtgttttgaataaataaatggtatGAAATCACTGtcagacagaacacacacaaagacccaACTGTAAGTGTCTTTTATGTTAAAAactttctcacttttttccAGCCTGCAGTTGAATGCATCCTCCCAGAACTCAGTGAGCACTGGAGAGGCAGCCACtttagagggagagagatcCAGCAGGAAGTCCCTCAGACCTGGGATGACAGATTGCTCAATGCCAAATCCGATTGCTCCAGCACAGAAGCTGAACCTCAGCATGTCTGGGTCAGTTACCCAGGACTCACTGCCTATCCACTGGCGAGGTGGAGAGGGCTTTAGCgacagctcctccagcagaatCCTAAAGTCTCCAGAGGTGGTAAATGCCACAACAACCAAAGCTGTAGACCTGGAGGAAAATTATAGTGCATTGTATtacacaaatgtgaaaataaaatatattttaaaaatgcatcaagataattaaaaaacagatatGAAATCCTTTAATGTTTGACAAAAGAATAATACAATCTTCCATCTCATAtatgaaagaacatttttgtggttttgtatCCAGAAGGTCAGCGTGAGCACAAAAAACCTGCGGATAATTTCAGCTACTCTCTGGATCCTGCTCCGTGGGTTGGTCCGGTAGAAAGATTCGGAGTATTCTACACAGATCCCCTCTTTTTGGGCCGCGTCCAGGAAAGACGCCATACCATTGTTTCCATAATCCGAGTCCGATCGGATAGCCCCTATCCAAGTCCaaccaaaatgttttaccaGCTTTGCCAGCGCGTCAGCCTGGAACTGGTCACTCGGGATTGTTCTGAAGAAACTCGGGTACTGCTGCTTATCAGACAGACATGCACAAGTGGCAAAGTGGCTCACCTACAGGAATACAATAGTGTAATTATGTCAGAGGACGGACAAAAAGTAGCACTAGTGAATTAAACCCATTGTTTGCAGAAATTCAATATATTTACTTGAGGAATGTTAAAGGGCCCGATGATGCGCGACATGCTGATGGATGGCGTGGACCCAGACTCACCAACAATGGCCATCAGCGCACCAGATTGCGAGCAATTGTCATCGGTGTAAAACACCGGGTCCAGGCCGCTTGAAAGCTGAAATGCCACATGCACCGCCACGGGCACCGAGGCGCACGAGTCGTAGATCTGATAACCGAGTTTGATGCCCGGCAGCAGCTCCGTGCTGTTGTTAATCTCCTCGATGGCGAAGATCATTGCGCGTGAAAAGCGCAGTTCACGGGAATCAATGCTGCACACAGACACCCATGTCACTGTTTAAAATATGGCCTACATATGATGAGGACGATTCAGTATTTTACTAGAAATACATAATTTAGGAAAACTTAAATTCAAATTTATGTACAACAAGTGATAGCTGCACTGCATCTGTGATCCACATATACATCAAAGATTGCCTgaacaccaaaataaaaaaaacagtattagaTATTAGTCCAACAATCCACATGAATTTAATTCACAATTCAACTAAATCTAAACTCTTAATTTATGTTTATCCTGTTAAATATGTAGTtgataaacactttatttcagtttaaaaataaataagaagttTATTGTATTGTTCTTTGTTGGTTTTTTACTTACTACTATTGATGTAAAAGAAATACCTGCAATTTTACGGCCAAATATTGTTAAGGcactttatgtaaaaaataaaatatatattattacaatcACACCgtacaaatcaaaacatttccatgCTGACAGAGTAACATCCTCTTAACCCCACATCTCCCTCTTACTAACCTCCCTGTGCATCTGAGTGGCTCAGGCATGGTGGTGTAGTTATGCTTCACTGTGTGCACATAGTGGTGTATGGACAAAACACCACCAATCACGTAGTCACCATCCATTGAGAATGCAGGTAGACGAGTATTACCCTGGAGCTTACATTTCACAGAAGAGGCCTCAGTACTGACCCCAACACCAGTCCTATCCTCTGTAAGACCAGCCCGTTGTTTCACACCATCCACAGAACCATTCAAAGCAAGAGCTGAGTTCAGCTCATCTAAACCCAGACACAGGATCAGACCAATAACGAGAGCTGAGATCTCCATCCCTCAACTGTCCACATGTGGGCATACTGTGTTTTCACTGGTTTATATAGATTTTCAGACAAAAGCTTCCATCCTTCTACTGTACGTCATCTTACTGTATGTCAGAGAGAGGATGCTCTTACCCCGTGGTCTTTAATTGAATCGTTTCCAAGTCTTTTTTGTGAGCTGTGTACAATATAATCTACACAAAGAGCCcatgtctcttttcttttcctgtaaCCATTGTAagcaatttatttgtaattatgtCTATATCCTAAatcttttttgttgtatttcagcTCATATTACAGTTATGGGTTAATGGGTTGTTTGAGTAATTAAATCGCATATTCAGTTTAGAATtcataaaagagaaagaaacacacgTTTTTATTATgagttttgactttttattcacaaaaaatatataaaactaataaaacatgtcatgtaaaaaaacttaaaatgtaatatttagatAAGCCATGTAAAGACTGAATGTGGATATCATGAGTTTTATACTGAATATTGCTGTTGGAGCCATAATGTAGTGTTTTGTATCCTTACCTAAAACACAGGATAAGCGTATACATGCAGTTCTTACATCTTGTCACCTATTAATGTAAAAATTTCACAAAGGTAAGCTAAAGGTGATGAGAATCAATTGGAACAATTCTTTGACTGTGTCAACTAGTTGGAGTGAGAACGTGGCTTCGATTATGCATGACAATTTGATGAATTGAAACAGAAATTGATTATGGACAATTCTAGTTCTCCCTGCTCGCCCTTTTAGGCTTAggtatttttattaaaagtccCTTCAATAGTCATCAAACATCAGATGTTTTAAGATTGACTTTTGCCCATTACATGTTTCTTGGTGTTTTTCTCTGGCTTAAACAATATGATGAAACACTTTGGagcaaatatacacaatatgAGTCCGTAACTGGAGGCCAGAATGGCAAATATCTCCACAACCACAGTCAATTTACCAGGAGAGCTGACATATGCTGGGATAAAGGCGATCCAGACTGCACAGAATATCAGCATGCTGAAGGTGATAAGCTTGGCTTCATTAAAGTTATCAGGTAGTTTCCGGGCGAGCACAGCTAACACAAAGCAAAAGACAGCCAGTAGGCCGATGTACCCGAGCACAGCCCAGAACCCAATAGCTGAGCCTAAAGCACACTCCAGGATGATTCTCTCTTTGTATGTGGTTAGGTTTTTCATTGGAAAAGGGGGACTAAGAACCAACCAAAGAGTACATATTATAACTTGAATGAATGTGAAAGACACTACAGTCATTCTTTGCTGTGGAGGACCAAACCATTTCATGATATTATGACCTGGGAGAGTGGCTTTGAAGGCCATTAACACTACTATAGTTTTTCCAAGAACACAAGACATACAGAGTACAAAGGTGATCCCGAACGCTGTGTGACGCAGCATGCAGGACCACTCAGAGGGTGCGCCAATGAAAGTTAATGGACATAAGAagcagagagtcagagagaagagcagcaggaagctcaGCTCAGAGTTGTTGGCCCTGACAATCGGGGATGTCCTGTGACGATGGAACACAGCCGCTGTTATTATGGCAAGACAGGCACCACCAACGGAGAATGCCGCCAGGATGATTCCTAGGGCCTCATTGAAGGAAAGAAACTCTACAGGCTTGGGGAGACAAGTGTCTCTCTTTGCATTAGGCCAAAATTCCTCGgagcaagaaaaacaatcaggggaatctgaaaaataaaacaaagagggCTTTTAGCAGTTGTAGTGTATATTTGATGTTGTGCAGtagataataatattaattattattcataataattagaagtataataataataataataataataataataataataataataataatggtaatacatcttatttataaaacacttttcatAATACTCAAAGACATTTTACACAAGTCAAAATGATAATATAACAACATCAATTACATAAAACGCACTTCTGTGAAGTAAGAGGGGGGCCTAGTTATGGAGATCTTTTTGAGGGAGAAAAGGACTTTGAATTGTTGCGGTCGTGAGACAGCCAGCCAGTGGAGGATCTATGGGACAGGGTTGATGTGATCACAGGAGCCAGATTGGTTGAGCAGACAAGCAGCAGGAAGATGATAGGTAGCATGTACCCGCTGGCTCGCATGACAACTTTATATTGTAGGTTATAGTGTTATAACCTTTATTAAATGGCAGAATGCCAGGAATTGAGGAGCCACTAAAATGTGCCAGCATTCTCTTAATCTGCCGTTTGAAAAACAATACCTGTAGCATTGCTAATCTCTCCCTCAGGACACGGTATGCAATCAAAACAGCAGATTGGTTTTCCTTTCTGCAGCACTTTACGAGTTCCTGGAGGACAGCTGTCAGTGCACACTGACACGGGCACCTGGAACATAGATAGAAACAAAGTCATACATATTCAGTGTTGCCACAAAGCTCTGAGGATTAGAGGAtagattcatatttttcaagTCTGTCTAAAAACAATTCTCACATGCCTTTATGTTCACTGTAACCAAACTGTAACCCCGCCTAAAGCCATCTCAAAATAACTGCTAGGCTACAAAATCCAGcttttgtgtaaaaatgcatttttaaatgtatctgaaGCTAAATTGAAGATTCAGCAGTGAGTTCAACAAATGAAGTGGTTCTAACTCACAGGCTCTGCCCTCTACTGGACTATGTGTTATACTCTGCTCAAATCATGAGCATGCCTTTCACCGCTGATTTGCTCATTTGTCTAGGCATAGGCGGCTAATCAGGACATGCTAACCAGAATATGTGTGGACCCCACAGTATAGAAGCTAGCACATCCCCCTGCTAAGCTATCCTTTTCTCTTCAATGATTTCACCACTGACTGCCTATCTCAATGGATGGAGTCACCGCTTTAAGAACTTTGCAAGTGCCTGTCATGTCCTGGCCTTTTTTGCCCAGACAGATTTTCACAACGCCTGCTTCAAATGCCTCAGAAGGGACCTTGCAAGCAAGTGTTTAGCAGCCACCAGCCTGCCCAGCCTGTTGAGCACTGCCCAAGATTCAACGCCTGCAGTGATGGGATTATTTCTGATGATTCAATTTATGCTCCACTGCGATGAGCGCAATTTGGAGCTTGAGATCCACACAGCCCAGTTGATTTTACAATTTACAAAGTTGAGGTTCATGGTCCATTGGAGGTGGAGAAG contains the following coding sequences:
- the LOC129097160 gene encoding extracellular calcium-sensing receptor-like; amino-acid sequence: MDGDYVIGGVLSIHHYVHTVKHNYTTMPEPLRCTGSIDSRELRFSRAMIFAIEEINNSTELLPGIKLGYQIYDSCASVPVAVHVAFQLSSGLDPVFYTDDNCSQSGALMAIVGESGSTPSISMSRIIGPFNIPQVSHFATCACLSDKQQYPSFFRTIPSDQFQADALAKLVKHFGWTWIGAIRSDSDYGNNGMASFLDAAQKEGICVEYSESFYRTNPRSRIQRVAEIIRRSTALVVVAFTTSGDFRILLEELSLKPSPPRQWIGSESWVTDPDMLRFSFCAGAIGFGIEQSVIPGLRDFLLDLSPSKVAASPVLTEFWEDAFNCRLEKRSATDKNSCDGTEDIETIRSPYTDTSQLRITNMVYKAVYAIAHAIHNAVLQESHSNAQFEKFTSIESKQVLSQLKNVHFSQNSYDVSFDANGDPVATYELVNWQETESGSIELVTVGHYDASLPVGQELRINKNLTWVEGGTKVPESVCTDSCPPGTRKVLQKGKPICCYDCIPCPEGEISNATDSPDCFSCPKEFWPNAKRDTCLPKPVEYLSFNEALGIILAAFSVGGACLAIITAAVFHRHRTSPIVRANNSELSFLLLFSLTLCFLCSLTFIGAPSEWSCMLRHTAFGITFVLCMSCVLGKTIVVLMAFKATLPGHNIMKWFGPPQQRMTVVSFTFIQVIICTLWLVLSPPFPRKNLTTYKERIILECALGSAIGFWAVLGYIGLLAVFCFVLAVLARKLPDSFNEAKLITFSMLIFCAVWIAFIPAYVSSPGKFTVAVEIFAILASSFGLILCIFAPKCFIILFKPEKNTKKHVMNKNLP